The following are encoded in a window of bacterium SCSIO 12643 genomic DNA:
- the mrdA gene encoding penicillin-binding protein 2, with product MDKFENRRFVVLSIMILIGIIFLGRLFYIQVLDESYKHSAENQALVKTTLYPSRGVIYDRNGEVMVYNQASYDLMVIPKQVDKDIDTVKFCKVLGITPEDFVEKMKKAKKYSRYRASIFEKQITDKNWVSISEKLFQFPGFFGQKRTLRKYSRPVAAQVLGFVGEASKENIKKDPFYKPGDYLGISGLESWYEKELRGKRGVSVYVRDVHNRIKGSYDNGRLDTLPIAGEDLLSTIDLDLQEYGEKLMQNKRGSIVAIEPETGEILAMVSSPNYDPNMLVGRERTKNYSMLAANDSLNPLFNRATNAVYRPGSIFKLVEGLIGLQKNVITVNTRIRCNRAIINCHGSHTNDDLAGAIQHSCNPYFREVYRRLIQSGEYKSIYEDSRFGLKVWREYVTSFGLGERLQTDISGVSPGFVPDVAFYDRWYGEKRWAFSTIYSNSIGEGEMGVTPLQMANLAAILANRGYYYTPHFIKSIGDKGPREEYLEKNYTRIDSSYFYVVIDALASVVNEPGGTARRARIDSITVCGKTGTVQNPTTPDHSVFMAFAPKFNPKIAIAVYVEEAGFGGTWAAPISSLMIEKYITGEVTNKKKEQRILEADFLIPVKKTETDESH from the coding sequence ATGGATAAGTTTGAGAACAGACGATTTGTGGTTTTGTCGATCATGATTTTGATCGGCATTATCTTTTTGGGACGCTTATTTTATATACAGGTTCTAGATGAGTCTTATAAACATTCCGCTGAAAATCAAGCACTAGTTAAAACCACTTTATACCCTTCCAGAGGTGTGATTTATGATCGAAATGGAGAGGTTATGGTCTATAACCAGGCATCATATGATTTAATGGTGATCCCAAAGCAGGTGGATAAAGACATTGATACGGTAAAGTTTTGTAAGGTTTTGGGAATTACCCCAGAGGATTTTGTAGAGAAAATGAAAAAGGCGAAGAAATATTCCAGATATCGCGCTTCCATTTTTGAAAAACAAATTACGGATAAGAACTGGGTGAGTATTTCGGAAAAACTATTTCAGTTTCCGGGTTTTTTCGGACAAAAAAGAACCTTAAGAAAATATTCCAGACCCGTTGCGGCACAGGTTTTAGGATTTGTAGGAGAAGCTAGTAAAGAAAACATCAAGAAAGATCCATTTTATAAACCTGGAGATTATCTAGGAATTAGCGGACTGGAAAGTTGGTACGAAAAAGAACTTCGAGGTAAAAGAGGGGTGAGTGTATACGTAAGAGATGTCCATAACCGAATTAAAGGTAGTTATGATAATGGACGTTTGGATACTTTACCAATTGCAGGTGAGGATTTGCTTTCAACAATTGATTTGGATTTACAGGAGTATGGAGAAAAGTTAATGCAGAACAAAAGAGGAAGTATAGTGGCGATTGAACCGGAAACAGGTGAGATTTTAGCCATGGTTTCATCTCCGAATTATGACCCGAATATGTTGGTAGGTCGAGAGCGAACAAAGAATTATTCGATGCTTGCTGCGAATGATTCATTAAATCCATTATTTAATAGAGCGACCAATGCGGTTTACCGACCTGGATCGATTTTTAAATTAGTAGAGGGGCTGATTGGTTTACAGAAGAATGTGATTACTGTAAATACCAGAATCCGATGTAATCGAGCCATTATCAATTGTCATGGTAGTCATACCAACGATGATTTAGCAGGTGCGATTCAGCATTCTTGTAACCCGTATTTTAGAGAAGTGTATCGAAGATTAATCCAGAGTGGTGAGTATAAAAGCATTTATGAAGATTCCAGATTTGGACTTAAAGTCTGGCGAGAATATGTAACGAGTTTTGGATTAGGAGAGCGCTTGCAAACGGATATATCAGGGGTGAGTCCTGGATTTGTGCCGGATGTGGCTTTTTATGATAGATGGTATGGCGAAAAACGATGGGCATTTAGTACTATTTACTCGAATAGTATTGGAGAAGGAGAAATGGGTGTAACGCCTTTACAAATGGCTAATTTGGCTGCAATCCTGGCCAATCGGGGATATTATTATACGCCACATTTTATCAAATCTATTGGAGATAAAGGACCGCGTGAAGAATATTTAGAGAAAAACTATACCAGGATTGATAGTAGCTATTTTTATGTAGTGATTGATGCTTTGGCTTCAGTGGTTAATGAGCCTGGAGGAACTGCGCGAAGAGCAAGAATTGATAGTATTACAGTTTGCGGTAAAACAGGAACGGTTCAGAACCCAACAACACCGGATCACTCGGTATTTATGGCATTTGCCCCTAAGTTTAATCCAAAGATTGCTATAGCGGTATACGTGGAAGAAGCTGGATTTGGAGGTACATGGGCCGCACCGATTTCCAGTTTGATGATTGAGAAGTATATCACCGGTGAGGTAACCAATAAGAAAAAGGAACAACGAATTTTAGAAGCCGATTTTTTAATTCCGGTGAAGAAGACAGAAACAGATGAGTCGCACTAA
- a CDS encoding rod shape-determining protein RodA, translating to MSRTKKNIFTNVDWWLIGLYFMLVLMGWLNIYATLYNEEHSNIFDFTQSYGKQLIWIGTSVILALIIFLVDSRLFETFAYFLYSIGMLLLVAVLIFGTEIKGAKSWFALGGFRFQPSETAKYVTALAVAFYLSRPGIKIGNAKPKLMMLAMIALPGLLILIQPDAGSTLVYLAFIFVLYREGMSGNIMIIGLIMVMLFIVTLFAKQTSIDVPILDYALNGKYVLIIILAVICGALYLLLHRFSKGIWKLIVLGFIIMVGTVLSVDYIFDNIFSDRHRNRVNELVGIISDPRGTGYNQHQSKIAIGSGGFWGKGYLEGTQTKYDFVPEQSTDFIFCTVGEEWGFIGSFFVIVMFLTLIGRLIFVAERQRSKFARIYGYSVASILFVHFMINIGMTIGLAPVIGIPLPFFSYGGSSLWSFTILLFTFIKLDSDRKHVLS from the coding sequence ATGAGTCGCACTAAGAAGAATATATTTACCAATGTAGATTGGTGGCTCATAGGGTTGTACTTTATGTTGGTGCTCATGGGGTGGCTAAATATTTATGCTACTTTGTATAACGAAGAGCATAGCAATATTTTCGATTTTACGCAGAGCTACGGAAAACAGCTGATTTGGATTGGAACTTCTGTGATTCTGGCTTTGATTATATTCCTGGTCGATTCCCGACTTTTTGAGACGTTTGCCTATTTTCTTTATAGTATCGGAATGTTACTGCTGGTCGCGGTATTGATTTTTGGCACGGAGATTAAGGGCGCGAAATCCTGGTTTGCGTTAGGTGGATTTCGGTTTCAGCCCTCGGAGACCGCTAAATACGTGACTGCATTAGCAGTAGCTTTTTATCTGAGCCGACCGGGAATTAAGATAGGAAATGCCAAGCCGAAGTTGATGATGTTGGCGATGATTGCATTGCCTGGATTATTGATTTTGATTCAACCTGATGCAGGATCCACATTGGTTTATCTGGCGTTTATTTTCGTTTTGTATCGTGAGGGTATGTCGGGTAATATCATGATCATTGGATTAATTATGGTGATGCTTTTTATCGTGACGCTCTTTGCCAAACAAACATCAATCGATGTCCCCATCCTGGATTATGCTTTAAATGGGAAATATGTCTTGATCATTATTCTCGCAGTTATTTGTGGAGCGCTGTATTTGCTTTTGCATCGATTTAGTAAAGGCATATGGAAACTCATTGTTCTGGGCTTTATCATTATGGTGGGAACGGTTTTAAGCGTGGATTATATTTTCGATAATATATTTAGTGACCGTCACCGTAATAGGGTCAATGAATTGGTTGGAATTATATCAGACCCCAGGGGGACGGGTTATAATCAACATCAGTCTAAAATTGCAATAGGTTCCGGTGGATTTTGGGGTAAAGGATACTTAGAAGGAACGCAAACTAAGTATGATTTCGTTCCAGAGCAAAGTACCGATTTCATTTTTTGTACTGTAGGAGAAGAATGGGGCTTTATCGGGAGTTTCTTTGTAATTGTTATGTTTCTAACCTTGATCGGAAGGCTGATTTTTGTTGCGGAACGACAGCGGTCTAAATTCGCCAGGATTTACGGTTATTCGGTGGCATCCATTCTCTTTGTACATTTCATGATCAATATCGGAATGACTATTGGGTTGGCTCCGGTAATCGGGATTCCATTGCCGTTCTTTAGTTATGGAGGATCCTCCTTATGGTCGTTTACCATTCTGCTTTTTACTTTTATTAAACTAGATTCTGACCGAAAGCACGTATTAAGTTAA
- a CDS encoding leucyl aminopeptidase, with protein MIKLNVSSDQNAQNIIVLAHSGSDLNKIAGIQSDYLNKKVQAEENGSSFSSVDDKLVYAVYANKKADTTNQSYQDYRVLGSQVTKAVNAEKLESLTVLADSDISKEFILAFLEGMCLENYQYLQFKTDKKKKNSLTTLSISIDGVTASDLNELENVVEATCFSRDIVNEPVITLNATALAKRFEGAGKIAGFDTQILSKKEIEDLNMGGLLGVNLGSIDDPSFTIMTYKPENAVNEKPLVLVGKGVVYDTGGNNLKPGAYMSDMKSDMGGSAGVSGAIYAIAKNNLPVYTIALVPATDNRIGKNALVADDVITISDGTTVEVKNTDAEGRLILSDALVYAKQYDPMLCIDMATLTGAAHAITGSHGIASVATASEELKNQLKESGERVYERILELPMWSEYRKQLDSNIADISNLGGPVGGVVTAGVFLKHFTDYPWIHLDIAGPAFLEKPEPYKAAGGTGTGVRLVYDFAKNMAK; from the coding sequence ATGATTAAATTAAACGTATCATCAGACCAAAATGCTCAGAACATCATTGTTTTAGCACATTCTGGATCTGATCTAAATAAAATAGCAGGAATTCAATCCGACTACTTAAACAAGAAAGTTCAAGCTGAGGAAAACGGATCAAGTTTTTCATCGGTAGACGACAAATTGGTTTATGCTGTATACGCTAATAAAAAAGCAGATACTACAAACCAATCTTATCAAGATTACAGAGTTTTAGGAAGTCAGGTTACCAAGGCTGTGAATGCTGAGAAACTTGAGTCTCTAACTGTTTTAGCTGATTCAGATATTTCAAAAGAATTCATTCTGGCCTTTTTAGAGGGAATGTGTTTAGAAAACTATCAGTACCTTCAATTCAAAACAGATAAAAAGAAAAAAAATAGTCTGACTACATTAAGTATCTCTATCGATGGAGTCACAGCGTCTGATCTTAACGAATTAGAAAACGTAGTTGAAGCAACTTGTTTCTCAAGAGATATCGTAAATGAACCTGTTATTACACTTAACGCAACTGCTTTGGCGAAACGTTTTGAAGGAGCAGGTAAAATCGCTGGATTTGATACTCAAATTTTGAGTAAAAAAGAAATCGAAGACTTGAATATGGGTGGTTTGCTGGGTGTAAACTTAGGAAGTATTGACGATCCTTCATTTACAATTATGACCTATAAACCTGAAAATGCCGTAAATGAAAAACCTTTGGTTTTAGTCGGTAAAGGTGTGGTTTACGATACCGGAGGTAACAACCTTAAACCAGGAGCTTACATGAGCGATATGAAAAGTGACATGGGAGGTAGTGCCGGAGTTTCCGGAGCGATTTACGCCATTGCGAAAAATAACCTACCGGTGTACACCATTGCGCTGGTTCCTGCAACAGACAATAGAATTGGCAAAAATGCATTGGTTGCCGATGATGTGATTACCATTAGCGATGGCACTACGGTAGAAGTTAAAAACACAGACGCTGAAGGACGTTTGATTTTATCGGATGCATTGGTATATGCCAAACAATATGATCCAATGTTATGTATCGACATGGCTACTTTAACAGGTGCGGCACATGCGATTACCGGTTCACATGGAATTGCTTCTGTAGCTACCGCTTCTGAAGAGCTAAAAAATCAATTGAAAGAAAGTGGTGAGCGTGTTTATGAGCGTATTCTTGAACTTCCTATGTGGAGTGAATACCGTAAGCAATTAGATTCAAATATTGCCGACATAAGCAATCTTGGAGGCCCAGTTGGCGGAGTAGTTACTGCAGGTGTTTTCTTAAAACACTTTACAGATTATCCTTGGATTCATCTAGATATCGCTGGACCAGCATTCTTAGAAAAACCAGAACCGTATAAAGCGGCTGGTGGCACCGGAACCGGTGTACGATTGGTATATGATTTTGCCAAAAACATGGCAAAATAA
- a CDS encoding HAD family hydrolase, translated as MLKENLVVFDIDGTVTDSVHIHQEAFIKALLKLGVPRHQPEDQPQLNSFKHHTDSYIAKTIFETYTDLTFDQKLLQEFERELYGDIKKHVIAEIKGALKFIQYLQSKTNFGICFATGSLLQPAIHKLNAIGLQFEESLLVGSNDLWDRESIIQQAINQAKSYYDQNNFKTIISIGDGLWDLKAAQNLNLEFIGIGTQYKTNFIQNNVRYLADDFSEFNKPDIKALLHD; from the coding sequence ATGCTCAAAGAAAATTTAGTTGTTTTCGATATTGATGGAACAGTTACCGATTCCGTCCACATTCATCAGGAAGCTTTTATAAAAGCACTTTTAAAACTTGGTGTTCCACGACATCAACCCGAAGATCAACCACAACTCAATTCATTTAAACACCATACGGATTCATACATTGCCAAAACCATATTCGAAACGTATACCGATTTAACCTTTGATCAAAAACTACTTCAGGAGTTTGAACGTGAATTATACGGAGATATCAAAAAACATGTGATTGCAGAGATAAAAGGGGCTTTAAAATTCATCCAGTATCTCCAATCCAAAACCAATTTTGGGATTTGTTTCGCCACAGGTTCTTTACTTCAACCCGCGATACACAAACTCAATGCTATCGGATTACAATTTGAGGAAAGTCTTTTGGTCGGATCCAATGATCTTTGGGACAGAGAATCTATCATCCAACAAGCCATTAATCAGGCTAAATCATACTATGATCAAAACAATTTCAAAACGATCATCTCCATTGGCGATGGGCTTTGGGATTTAAAAGCTGCACAAAACCTCAATCTTGAATTTATTGGAATTGGGACTCAATACAAAACCAATTTCATTCAAAACAATGTACGCTATCTAGCTGATGATTTTTCCGAATTCAACAAGCCTGACATCAAAGCCCTATTACATGATTAA
- a CDS encoding aldehyde dehydrogenase family protein, whose amino-acid sequence MNIMANDYGIQDALKQLGIKELNEGTSTGKDFFGNGDIIESYSPVDGKLIGKVSCTTSDDYEKVMTTSQEAFKKWRVVPAPVRGEFVRQFGNKLRELKDPLGRLVSYEMGKSLQEGWGEVQEMIDICDFAVGLSRQLHGLTIKSERAMHAMQEQYHPLGTVGVISAFNFPVAVWSWNAALAWVCGDPVVWKASEKAPMCAVACQNIFNMVAAENDVPEGISGIITGDYKVGEMMTTDKRVPLVSATGSTRMGKIVGATVGGRLGKTILELGGNNAIIVTPDADLEMTIIGAVFGAVGTAGQRCTSTRRLIIHDSIYDTVKEKVINAYDQIKIGNPLDPSNHMGPLIDTAAVDMYSKALDKLVAEGGTIVREGGVLSGEGYESGCYVKPAICEAQNTYEIVQEETFAPILYLMKYSDFNEAMDMQNGVNQGLSSAIMTNNMREAQMFLSSAGSDCGIANVNIGTSGAEIGGAFGGEKETGGGRESGSDAWKAYMRRQTNTINYGTDLPLAQGIKFDF is encoded by the coding sequence ATTAATATAATGGCAAACGATTATGGAATCCAGGATGCTTTAAAACAACTTGGAATCAAAGAACTAAACGAAGGAACATCAACCGGAAAAGACTTTTTCGGAAATGGTGATATTATAGAATCTTATTCTCCTGTGGATGGGAAATTAATCGGAAAAGTATCTTGTACTACGAGTGACGATTACGAGAAAGTAATGACCACTTCTCAAGAGGCTTTTAAAAAATGGAGAGTTGTTCCTGCACCGGTAAGAGGTGAGTTCGTTCGCCAATTTGGAAATAAATTAAGAGAACTTAAAGATCCTCTGGGAAGATTGGTTTCTTACGAAATGGGAAAATCTTTACAAGAAGGTTGGGGAGAAGTTCAGGAAATGATTGACATCTGTGATTTCGCAGTAGGTTTATCTCGTCAATTGCACGGATTAACCATCAAGTCTGAAAGAGCTATGCACGCGATGCAAGAGCAATATCACCCTCTAGGAACTGTAGGAGTAATTTCGGCATTTAACTTTCCAGTTGCAGTGTGGTCATGGAATGCTGCATTAGCATGGGTATGTGGTGATCCAGTAGTATGGAAAGCTTCTGAAAAAGCTCCGATGTGTGCCGTAGCTTGTCAAAACATCTTTAATATGGTAGCTGCTGAAAATGATGTTCCGGAGGGAATTTCAGGCATCATTACCGGTGATTACAAAGTAGGTGAAATGATGACTACCGATAAACGTGTCCCTCTTGTTTCTGCAACAGGTTCAACACGTATGGGTAAAATCGTTGGTGCTACTGTTGGTGGTCGTTTAGGTAAGACTATCTTAGAATTAGGTGGTAACAACGCAATTATTGTGACTCCTGATGCAGACCTGGAAATGACTATTATTGGTGCTGTATTTGGGGCTGTTGGAACGGCAGGACAACGTTGTACTTCTACCAGAAGATTAATCATTCATGATTCTATTTACGATACCGTAAAAGAAAAAGTAATCAATGCTTACGATCAAATTAAAATTGGTAATCCATTAGATCCTTCTAATCATATGGGACCACTTATTGATACTGCAGCAGTAGATATGTACTCTAAAGCATTGGACAAATTAGTTGCTGAAGGCGGTACGATTGTTCGTGAAGGTGGTGTTTTAAGTGGCGAAGGATATGAGTCTGGATGTTATGTAAAACCTGCAATTTGTGAAGCGCAAAACACTTATGAAATTGTTCAGGAAGAGACTTTCGCTCCGATTTTATACTTAATGAAATACAGTGATTTCAATGAAGCGATGGATATGCAAAATGGTGTGAATCAAGGATTGTCTTCTGCGATTATGACCAACAATATGAGAGAAGCGCAAATGTTCCTTTCTTCTGCTGGATCTGATTGTGGTATTGCTAACGTAAACATTGGAACTTCAGGTGCTGAAATCGGTGGTGCATTTGGTGGTGAAAAAGAAACCGGTGGTGGACGTGAGTCTGGATCGGATGCTTGGAAAGCTTACATGAGAAGACAAACCAACACGATTAACTATGGTACTGATTTACCACTAGCACAAGGAATTAAATTTGATTTTTAA
- a CDS encoding DUF2911 domain-containing protein produces the protein MKKLRLLVTLSLMVVLGFGANAQDLPQPSPAASFTQKVGVTDITMNYSRPSVRGREIWGSLVPYDKVWRAGANASTKIEFSTDVKINGTDVKAGKYALYVIPSKEEWTFIISSYVDGWGVDEYTEKTDVVRVKAKVMENSMTESMLFSMDQITNNSAMLSLAWDKVKAGFKIEINTTEYAHVNMTKAVKEADGSFRVYNRAAAWILENKGEEKEALRLAKKSVEQDKRFWNLTVLSEAYAANGDMKMALKTAKEALAMSEEAKYDGYIERNKKNIEAWGKK, from the coding sequence ATGAAAAAATTAAGACTTTTAGTAACACTTTCCTTAATGGTTGTTTTAGGGTTTGGAGCAAATGCTCAAGATCTTCCACAACCTAGTCCGGCTGCTTCTTTTACGCAAAAAGTTGGGGTGACGGATATTACAATGAATTACTCTAGACCAAGTGTTCGTGGTAGAGAAATCTGGGGAAGTTTAGTCCCTTATGATAAAGTATGGCGTGCAGGAGCCAATGCATCCACTAAAATTGAGTTTAGTACAGATGTAAAAATCAATGGAACCGATGTTAAAGCTGGAAAATATGCTTTGTATGTAATTCCATCTAAAGAAGAGTGGACATTTATTATTAGTTCTTATGTTGATGGCTGGGGTGTTGATGAATATACTGAGAAAACGGATGTAGTGAGAGTAAAAGCTAAGGTTATGGAAAATTCAATGACTGAAAGTATGCTATTTTCAATGGATCAGATTACAAATAATTCTGCAATGCTTAGTTTGGCCTGGGATAAGGTAAAAGCGGGGTTCAAGATTGAGATTAACACAACAGAGTATGCGCATGTTAATATGACAAAAGCAGTAAAAGAAGCTGATGGAAGTTTTAGAGTTTACAACAGAGCTGCAGCCTGGATATTAGAGAACAAAGGAGAAGAAAAAGAAGCTTTAAGATTGGCAAAAAAATCTGTAGAGCAAGATAAAAGATTCTGGAATTTGACAGTTTTATCTGAGGCATATGCTGCAAATGGAGATATGAAAATGGCTTTAAAAACGGCTAAAGAAGCTTTAGCGATGAGTGAAGAAGCTAAATACGATGGGTACATCGAAAGAAACAAAAAGAACATTGAAGCCTGGGGAAAGAAATAA
- a CDS encoding HAMP domain-containing histidine kinase — MKNRKQRISVFIYLLMGYTIIQFFWWTYLIFELNAEIIELEKLIIRVGNIETVEFIAAQDNLDSEFFKKKMMIMGEGGVFLLILLTGFYLIKRSHQKELDLAKQEQNFMLAITHELNSPLAAIKLNIETLMRRKLAADKVNMVLERTMQESERLNHLINNILAASRMEKTGFELYPEQTDLVENVKHLVHKYEHLIPQKIEIESDPSIQVEIDVLSFELILQNLLENASKYSEDDTVITVWLKSKENVICMKVKDLGIGISDEEKPKILSKFYRVGNESTRKSKGTGLGLYLVSNLVSEMNGRVLIQNNQPQGTIFTIEFPKSDLKVEV, encoded by the coding sequence TTGAAAAATAGAAAACAAAGAATATCGGTTTTTATTTATTTACTCATGGGGTATACGATCATCCAATTTTTTTGGTGGACGTATCTCATTTTTGAGCTAAATGCGGAGATCATTGAACTGGAAAAACTAATTATTAGAGTGGGGAATATAGAGACTGTAGAGTTTATTGCAGCACAGGATAATTTAGATTCGGAGTTTTTTAAAAAGAAAATGATGATCATGGGAGAAGGTGGGGTCTTCCTATTGATTCTGTTGACGGGTTTCTATTTGATCAAAAGATCTCATCAGAAAGAATTAGATCTGGCGAAACAGGAACAAAACTTTATGCTGGCGATAACTCATGAATTAAATTCTCCATTGGCCGCAATTAAGTTAAATATTGAAACTTTAATGCGGAGAAAGTTGGCAGCGGATAAAGTGAATATGGTTTTAGAACGTACGATGCAGGAATCCGAAAGGTTAAATCATTTAATCAATAATATTTTGGCAGCTTCAAGAATGGAGAAAACAGGGTTTGAGTTATACCCGGAACAAACGGATTTGGTAGAAAATGTAAAGCATTTGGTTCACAAATATGAGCATCTCATTCCTCAGAAAATTGAAATCGAATCAGACCCATCCATTCAGGTAGAAATTGATGTTTTAAGTTTTGAATTAATTCTTCAGAATTTATTGGAGAATGCATCGAAATATAGTGAAGATGATACCGTGATCACGGTTTGGTTAAAATCAAAAGAAAATGTGATTTGTATGAAAGTGAAAGATTTGGGTATTGGAATTAGCGATGAAGAAAAACCTAAGATACTTTCAAAATTTTATCGAGTAGGAAACGAGTCTACACGTAAATCAAAAGGTACAGGATTGGGATTGTACTTAGTATCTAATCTGGTAAGTGAAATGAACGGAAGAGTTTTGATTCAAAACAATCAACCTCAGGGAACCATATTCACAATAGAGTTCCCCAAGTCTGATTTAAAAGTTGAGGTTTAG